In Sciurus carolinensis chromosome 16, mSciCar1.2, whole genome shotgun sequence, the genomic window caacaagtAGTGCCTCAGTAAGCGCCCTTTCTTCCTACGTCCCCAGGAACAATAAGATGGCCtccattcccagttctttttctgaGCCAAGCCTTTGGTCAAAGGGGCTAGCTTAGGaaggtggtggggagaggggcCAGGACTCGGTCATGCAGGCTTTGAGGCCTTATTCCTTAACACTTCCTTCTGCCAGCAAGAAGAGCGGCCCATCAGGCAGATTTTGTACCTCGGGGACCTGCTGGAGACATGCCACTTCCAGGCCTTCTGGGTAAAGAGGGTCCCGGGCAGCGGGTGGTCAGCCCTCCAGACGAGAACGCTAACGTAGTGTGTGCGCGTTGCTACTTGTCCACATGGCCATACACCCTGTGCTCAGTGCTTATCTTCACAGAGCCAGGACTCAGAGTGGCCCCTGTACCCACAGGGCTTGGCCTGAGCCTGTCCCTTTCCCCTGTCCTTCCACTGGGCCTTCTGGTGCCGTCATCCCTGTTAGCAGAACTCCTCCAGCCCCTCAGCCGCCCTTGTGCTCTCCCCTCTTTCCTGCTCCACCAAGCTTGGCCTCCACACCTGCAGCTTCCAAGTGGGAGTGCAGATGGCCTCCTCGCTCCTCACTGCCTCTCCCAGAGCCATCTCCCTGCTCCTCCGACCCCTGCCACAGGACCTGGCACTCCCGACCTCCCTCCTTGCCTGCTTTGTCGGTCCCCGCCCCTGGGGGACCGCTGCTCATTTCTTGAAGAACCGAGTCCTCACTGCCGCTCCTTACTACTCTCCTAATTCTGAGGTGTTCGAAAAGCCACCCGAGTGATCCGCTGACCACTGGCCTCTCAGGTCCGTGGTCTCTTGTCCTCCTAGCTCATCTGCCTGAGAGGCTGTGGTCCTAGCTGTGCCAGCTCTCAGCATGCCGAGCCTCCGAGGAGGTTCCAGGTGGGAATGCTGGCTCCTGGCTGCTGCCGGCACCGGGCCGGCGGAGGTGGCCTGGGCCAGTCCAGGCTTAGGATTCCGGGGGGTTGCCCAGGAGACTCCAGCGTGGAGCTGAGGGTGAGAGCCAGGGCCTTTGACTTGTCCTCACTGATGATTGTCCCTGAATCGAAATGTCTCCACCCACTGGCCACTTCCTCCAGCCTGGCCCACCCCTGTGACATTCCCGGGTCTGACCGAGGCCCCAGGCCTGCTCGGGCTGCTCAGGTTCTGCTCCCTTCCCGGGGAACTGTGCGCCTGCCCCTGCGCAGCTGCCTGGAATGATGACCAGGTGCAGAGAGAGCCGGGGCGTGTGACCCCGAGTGAGTCCCGGACCTCCCTTCACACCTCCTCAGCTCATGGTCTGGCCTCTTGTGTGGTGAGAAAACAGAAGAGCAGAGTGGGGCTCATGTTTCCCCAGACCCCGACCTCGTGTGTCATGGTGTAAGCTGCTGTTCTGGCGGTGAAGTGGCCGAGGCGACCCTCCTCCGAAACACAGGAGCCCTGTCCCCTCGCCACTCCAGCAGTTCCTGACTCCTCCAAAACCCAAACTCGCCCTTCCTGCGTTTTAGGAAATGTCCAGCCTGTGCGGCAGGGGAGACTTCCCGCTCTCCTTCGGGGCCGTTCTGGGAACAGGGCCCAGCTGCCTCCATTTGCCCGAGTCCTTCCtggtttgatttgtttgtttattttttggtactgaggattgaacccaggggcacgtcacctctgagccaaatccccaacccttttgattttttactttgagacagggtctcactgagctggccaggctggcctggaatttgtaaccctcctgcctcagcctcccgggtcactgggatgacaggcgggCATCACCGCACCTGGCTCTTTCCTGGTTTTAACACTGAAAATCCCTAGCAAGCCTCCAGCGTGCCTGGGTCTGTGGTGACCCCGAGCGTTCCTATGGCGCTTGCCAGAGCAGTGTTGAAACGGTTTGAGGCCTTGCCCTGCTCCATCCAGAGCAAGGTTATGGAAGTTTTAGACAGTTctctgctgaaaaaaaaaaaaaaagaaaattctcccaTCTCAAGAAACTCGTCTCAAGTAAGCGAATTAGGACTGTTGGTGACCCTGCCTCTGGGAGAGGTTGTCTGTGCTCTGGGCCTCCTTCGCCCACTGTTCATGTGACCCCACTCGGTGACCTCACACCCCATCCCCCCGTGTGCACGCATGCTCCGTGGAACTGCGGGTCAGATCCAGACGCCTCTGCTGCTGGACCCAGGAGACCAGCGTTGGGCCTTGTCTCACCTGCCCTGCCAGCGTCCCTGGTGCAGGCGATTGCTCCCACTCCCTGGAACCCCTCATCATCTGGCTTCCAACAAAGCATTCTCCTGGTGTTCCTCCTACCTCACTGGCCCTTTGCACTGCTGTTCTGTCTGGAACTTTCCTCCCCACAGCTGGCCCTCTCATCTCCTTCAGGTTTTTGTGCAAATGTCACTTCTTCATTGAGGGCTTCTTCCAACAGGAGGGGCAAAAAGGAGCCCCCACAAAACCTGAGAAGGGAGGAGCAGCCAGTGAGGGTGGGGTGAGTGGCTGGAGACCAGCGGCAGACCCTGCGGGGCCCCGGGGGCCTTGGTCCAGAGGTTGGCATTTTTTCTGAGACTATAGCCGGGTAGGTTAGGAGTGTTGTTAACTAATCTGAGTCTGCTTCTGGGGGCTGTGGTTTCTGCCTGCTTTGGTTCTCGGTAGATCATTTCTCTGCTGAGTCTTGGtctctcatctctaaaatggaaaataatacctCATACATTACGTGTGGAGGGCTGGCTCGTGTGCAGGTAAATGCCACCTTAGCTGCTCTAACGTACTGTCACTGGTATAGGTAGTGACATTGACTTTCTGGCTGCCATCTTCCCCTCCAGCAAGCCCTGGATGAGAACATGGACCTCTTGGAAGGTATAACTGGCTTTGAAGACTCTGTCCGGAAGTGTAAGTCCTGGGACTCCTGGGCTCTGTACGGAGCGGGCTGGGGAGCGGCGCCGGGTCCTGGGGCAGCCCTGGCCACCATTCTCTCTCGTGTCCACAGTTATCTGCCATGTCGTGGGCATCACGTACCAGCACATCGACCGCTGGTTACTGGCCGAGATGCTCGGGGATCTGACAGGTGAGGCCTCCGGGTCCCTGTGCCAGTCTGGAGGTTGGGGGTGGTCGGGGTGGTGGGTTTCAGCCAGCTCCCCAGGGGGAcccttcccagcctctctggGTCATTACTGGAGGTGCAGCCCAGGGAGGAAGCCAGGGCCCGGTGTTGGCGGTTCCCTTCCTCAGGGACGCCCTGTGCCTCTCACTCAGTCCCTGCGTGTCGACTGATGGAGTGTCAGCTTTGTGTGGACGCTGTTTAGACACTGGTCACGTGACAGTGAACGAAACAGAAGGGTTCAGATTTGTTTTCACGAGGAGCAAAACCGATGGCCAAATGTACGTGTCCAGTGGCCATTGATGCTGCAGGGGACAGCAGGCCAGCTCACAGGGGGCGGCCTGAGGGCAGCGTGGCCTGGGGGGTCAGGAGCGGGGGCCCACCTGCCACACATGCCCAGCAGCCTGGGCACTGGGCCACACAGGGTGAGGTGGTGCAAGGGTGGGCTGCGGGCAGcagtgggcagaggggaggagtGAGTGTCGCCTTGTTCTGGAATGAAACAGCCATGGGAAGCCTCTGAGCAGGGAGGGCAGTGATGGATCGACGTTTACAAAAGAGCCCTCCAAAAGCAGACAAGAACGTTTGTGTATTTACTTAGTTTTGCCAAAACACAGGAAAGAAAGTCAGGAAACTAAGGGGGATGGTTAcacctgggaggggagggggaaggcgGGTGGGTCTTGGGAGGATCTTCTTGTCAAGTTTCTACCTTTGCTCTGGGTTGTGTGCGTGTTGTTTTCCAGTGGGAGCTAATTTTTACTGGACATTTTATACACGCTATGCATCCAGTAGATGTTTTTGCATATTtaagagtaaaattaaaattggggTATGATAGTGTGCATCTGTAGTCCCAGGTAGGATtgctggggccagcctgggcaacacagcaaatCCCTGTCTTCTTTTAACTATGCCCCCAAAGAAGAAAGATATGAAACATGCCTGGGAATTTAATATAAGGAGGATGAGGTGAATCTATCAAAACAATAACATTGCACAGAAAATCATTTCACATGATCAGACCTCACTGTAGCAGGACCTATACtggtgtattttctctttttatggtactgggagtTTAACCCAGAacaactctaccactgagctacaccagcCCTCTTTTATTATGAGATGGACTCACTGCATTGAAGAGGCTgaccttcaaacttgtgatcctcttgcctgagcctcctATGTCATGGAGAGTACACTGTGCCTTTCCCTACTGGCGTATTTTCCCAGGACCAAAAAGTCTTATTGTtagtaataattatataattttgcaACCATTTCATCTATGCTGTGGCAAAATATACTACTTCTATTAAGAACCAGGACTTGCATGGGGAGAAAGGAGCCAGACATGAAAGAAGTGATGACAGACGCCTCGCAGTGGGAAGGAGGCGAGGGCTGCGGGCGCCCTCTGGCCGCTGTGGGGAATGAGCCACAAAAGGGCAGGTGGCCTCAGGGAGACCCACCTGGCTGCTACTGCTGGCCAGGCAGGACATGCCGAGACCTGCCAGGCAAGGAGGGTACCCCGACCTGGTGCCTTGGCCCCCTTGACCCCGGGCCCGTGTTAACTGTGGGGTCCGCCTGGCTCACACCTGTGCTGTCCCTGCTCCGGGCAGACAGTCAGCTGAAGGTGTGGATGAGCAAATACGGCTGGAGCGCCGACGAGGCGGGGCAGGTCTTCATCTGCAGCCAGGAGGAGAGCATCAAGCCCAAGAACATCGTGGAGAAGATCGACTTCGACAGTGAGTGCCGGCCCGGGGCTCAGCCTTAGGCTGGGGCGTCCTTTGACGGAGACCAGGAACAGGGCCCAGAGGACCCAAATGCAGCTGTTCTTGTTTGGGCTGGGAACTTGCGTCTGCCACATTCCACTGACTTGCCTGGGGCCACCCACCCGGAAGAAGCAGCCATGTGATGCTGCTGTCCCCTTGGCGCTTGCAGGCCCTGTGTCCTGTCCCACAGCGCACAGAGACTTCCCTGGGCTAGAGGGGCCTTGCAGGTGACTCCACGCCCCTTTGGTGCTCCCTTATTCCTGGGGCCCTGGGCCTCCTCAGCAGACTTAATGTCAGGTGAGCTAAGTGGGAATCTGGGTTCTCCACTTAGTAGCTAACTTGGGGTGACCTgatctctgtgcctctgttttcttATCCAAGAAATGGAGACAACAGggccaggatgtggctcagtggtagcacacttgcctagcatgtgtgaggcaccaggctccatcctcagcaccacatgaataaagaatgtgtccgtctacaactcaAAAACATCTTCTTAAGTGAGGACGACAGCAAAGATAATCAGGAAAAGCACTGTCGGCTTGCTCCCTTAAGCCGTTCGCCCCTCACACCGACCCTCTTGTCCTTGACTAAGCAAGTCCTGACTGTCACGATGCCCACCCAGGCACCTGAAGCAAGGCAGCAGAGGGCCCAGCATGAGGTCCCGAGGCGTCCGCTTTGTCACCACCAACACCCGAGGGGCGAGGGGCACTGCTCTCCTGGGCCCGCCTCCTCCCGCTCCTGCTGTGATTCTGGTGTTCTCACCCTGCGAGTTGGTAGTGAGGCTTCTCCACACCAACCTGCTAATCAGTCTGCTCTCTACCTGTGGCCTGTAGACCCTCACCTctccttttttaatatatttttttagttgtaggtgg contains:
- the Eif3k gene encoding eukaryotic translation initiation factor 3 subunit K, with translation MAMFEQMRANVGKLLKGIDRYNPENLATLERYVETQAKENAYDLEANLAVLKLYQFNPAFFQTTVTAQILLKALTNLPHTDFTLCKCMIDQAHQEERPIRQILYLGDLLETCHFQAFWQALDENMDLLEGITGFEDSVRKFICHVVGITYQHIDRWLLAEMLGDLTDSQLKVWMSKYGWSADEAGQVFICSQEESIKPKNIVEKIDFDSVSSIMASSQ